In Dermacentor variabilis isolate Ectoservices chromosome 7, ASM5094787v1, whole genome shotgun sequence, a genomic segment contains:
- the Gnpnat gene encoding glucosamine 6-phosphate N-acetyltransferase isoform X2, whose protein sequence is MRVTNGGEPEDTLLFDPKLLESLDTVEGISVELPPTEPPLRVRPLCSGDYDRGFLELLTQLTVGGDVSREQFLDRFRAMKTAPATYYVTVIEDTDRGVVVASATLFAELKFIRGLATRGHIEDVVVSSEYRGRNLGKLLIQTLVRLGKRLGCYRLTLDCKDTVVKFYANNGFVLESGSANSMSLRFVAQSQQASDATTQ, encoded by the exons AATGGAGGGGAGCCAGAGGACACACTGCTGTTCGACCCGAAGCTCCTGGAAAGCCTGGACACGGTCGAAGGCATCAGCGTGGAGCTGCCCCCAACCGAGCCTCCACTCAGGGTCCGGCCCCTATGCTCTGGGGATTACGACCGGG GCTTCCTGGAACTCCTCACCCAGCTGACAGTGGGTGGCGACGTCTCCCGAGAACAGTTCCTTG ACAGGTTCCGGGCAATGAAGACAGCGCCTGCCACGTACTACGTCACAGTAATTGAGGACACCGACCGGGGAGTGGTGGTTGCCTCGGCGACGCTCTTCGCGGAACTCAAGTTCATCCGCGGACTGGCCACG AGGGGTCACATAGAGGATGTGGTTGTCTCAAGCGAGTACCGTGGTCGCAACCTGGGCAAGCT CCTGATCCAGACGCTAGTACGACTTGGCAAGCGGCTTGGTTGTTACCGGCTCACGCTCGACTGTAAGGACACCGTGGTCAAGTTTTATGCCAACAACGGATTTGTCCTTGAGTCTGGGAGTGCCAACAGCATGAGTCTGCGCTTTGTTGCCCAGTCTCAACAGGCCAGTGACGCTACCACCCAGTGA
- the Gnpnat gene encoding glucosamine 6-phosphate N-acetyltransferase isoform X1, translated as MRLCCGSCLLRTNGGEPEDTLLFDPKLLESLDTVEGISVELPPTEPPLRVRPLCSGDYDRGFLELLTQLTVGGDVSREQFLDRFRAMKTAPATYYVTVIEDTDRGVVVASATLFAELKFIRGLATRGHIEDVVVSSEYRGRNLGKLLIQTLVRLGKRLGCYRLTLDCKDTVVKFYANNGFVLESGSANSMSLRFVAQSQQASDATTQ; from the exons AATGGAGGGGAGCCAGAGGACACACTGCTGTTCGACCCGAAGCTCCTGGAAAGCCTGGACACGGTCGAAGGCATCAGCGTGGAGCTGCCCCCAACCGAGCCTCCACTCAGGGTCCGGCCCCTATGCTCTGGGGATTACGACCGGG GCTTCCTGGAACTCCTCACCCAGCTGACAGTGGGTGGCGACGTCTCCCGAGAACAGTTCCTTG ACAGGTTCCGGGCAATGAAGACAGCGCCTGCCACGTACTACGTCACAGTAATTGAGGACACCGACCGGGGAGTGGTGGTTGCCTCGGCGACGCTCTTCGCGGAACTCAAGTTCATCCGCGGACTGGCCACG AGGGGTCACATAGAGGATGTGGTTGTCTCAAGCGAGTACCGTGGTCGCAACCTGGGCAAGCT CCTGATCCAGACGCTAGTACGACTTGGCAAGCGGCTTGGTTGTTACCGGCTCACGCTCGACTGTAAGGACACCGTGGTCAAGTTTTATGCCAACAACGGATTTGTCCTTGAGTCTGGGAGTGCCAACAGCATGAGTCTGCGCTTTGTTGCCCAGTCTCAACAGGCCAGTGACGCTACCACCCAGTGA